Proteins from a genomic interval of uncultured Desulfuromusa sp.:
- a CDS encoding roadblock/LC7 domain-containing protein, giving the protein MFKNILETIVVNCSGGIGAVLMGYDGIGIDQYVIEEKTLDLNLVGIEYSNVTKEIAGAAEILNIGKLQEVSIKTEFYYVIIHALTDDYFVALMVERSGNYGQGRYLLMRESHALRLGLE; this is encoded by the coding sequence ATGTTTAAAAATATTCTTGAAACAATTGTCGTTAACTGTTCCGGGGGGATCGGGGCTGTACTGATGGGATATGACGGCATTGGTATTGATCAATATGTTATTGAAGAAAAGACTCTGGATTTGAATCTTGTTGGCATTGAATATTCCAATGTCACGAAGGAAATAGCCGGCGCAGCCGAGATTTTAAATATTGGTAAACTTCAGGAAGTTTCTATTAAGACAGAATTTTATTATGTGATTATTCACGCTTTAACTGATGATTATTTTGTTGCTTTGATGGTTGAGCGTTCCGGTAATTATGGCCAGGGCCGCTATTTGCTGATGCGGGAATCTCATGCTTTGCGGCTTGGATTGGAGTAG
- the aroQ gene encoding type II 3-dehydroquinate dehydratase, whose amino-acid sequence MKLMVLNGPNLNLLGSREPQVYGHTTLDQIMQDLIAEAAPFDCLIDPYQSNHEGALIDKVQQAKQEEYSGIIINPGGLTHTSVALRDAISGVDLPTVEVHLSNIYAREEFRHHSYIAPVAIGQIAGFGAAGYSLAFRALSEYLANRTSRV is encoded by the coding sequence ATGAAGCTTATGGTGTTGAATGGTCCTAATTTAAATTTATTGGGGAGTCGTGAGCCACAAGTTTATGGCCACACGACCCTTGATCAAATTATGCAGGATTTAATTGCTGAAGCTGCTCCTTTTGATTGTCTTATAGATCCTTATCAATCCAACCATGAGGGGGCTTTGATTGATAAGGTACAACAGGCTAAACAGGAAGAATATTCTGGGATTATCATTAATCCTGGAGGTTTAACGCATACAAGTGTTGCACTACGCGATGCAATTAGCGGTGTTGATTTGCCAACCGTAGAGGTTCATCTGTCAAATATCTATGCGCGTGAAGAATTCCGTCATCATTCTTATATAGCACCTGTAGCAATTGGTCAGATTGCCGGTTTTGGTGCCGCAGGCTATAGCCTTGCTTTTCGTGCGTTATCTGAGTATTTGGCAAACAGGACGTCACGTGTCTGA
- a CDS encoding aminopeptidase P family protein, producing the protein MSELENRCLREIFVAQKLDAILIFGLPNIRYLSGFTGTDGVFLVDQTKSSFLTDSRYISQAQKQVRADVIQCYKNKLKAVADELLSNGYKRVGLDAEVVSVALFEELKALVGDSLEWCLLSKQLQPLRGVKTKDELVSLQAAADLNFKAFQSVLPMFRPGVTELEIAQELEFSLKRLGGEANAFDFIVASGVRGALPHGVASAKQLQSGELVTIDFGTIVNGYHSDETVTLAIGNVDRNLRQIFDIVLEAHDSALEVIRPGLQISELDAVAREIIAHRGYGEYFGHGLGHGVGLEIHEYPAVSSRSDQCLVAGMVITIEPGIYISDTGGVRIEDTIVVTEEGYEKLTSIPKQFKQINL; encoded by the coding sequence GTGTCTGAATTAGAGAACCGTTGCCTTCGAGAGATCTTTGTTGCTCAGAAACTCGATGCAATATTGATTTTCGGATTACCCAATATACGTTATCTGTCAGGGTTTACAGGCACAGATGGCGTTTTTCTTGTTGATCAAACTAAATCTTCTTTTCTAACGGATTCCCGCTATATTTCCCAAGCTCAAAAACAGGTGAGAGCTGACGTTATTCAATGCTACAAAAATAAACTCAAGGCTGTTGCCGACGAACTACTCTCTAATGGTTATAAGCGGGTAGGGTTAGATGCGGAGGTTGTCAGTGTTGCTCTGTTTGAAGAGTTAAAAGCTCTGGTTGGAGATTCTCTGGAATGGTGTTTGCTCAGTAAGCAACTACAGCCATTACGTGGGGTCAAAACGAAAGATGAACTGGTTTCCCTTCAAGCTGCTGCTGATCTTAATTTTAAAGCTTTTCAATCTGTCTTACCAATGTTTCGACCTGGGGTCACTGAGCTGGAAATTGCACAAGAGCTTGAATTTTCCTTGAAACGCCTGGGAGGTGAAGCCAATGCATTTGATTTTATTGTTGCATCGGGGGTTCGTGGAGCGTTACCACATGGGGTTGCGAGTGCAAAACAACTTCAATCTGGAGAGCTTGTTACAATCGATTTCGGTACCATCGTCAATGGTTATCATTCGGATGAAACTGTGACCCTCGCAATAGGCAATGTTGATAGAAACCTTCGACAAATTTTTGATATTGTGTTAGAAGCTCATGACTCGGCTCTTGAAGTCATTCGACCAGGTTTGCAAATCAGTGAGCTGGATGCTGTTGCCAGGGAGATTATTGCGCATCGGGGGTATGGAGAATATTTTGGTCACGGATTAGGTCATGGTGTTGGTTTGGAAATCCATGAATATCCTGCGGTTTCGTCCCGTTCGGACCAATGCCTCGTTGCCGGTATGGTGATTACCATTGAACCCGGTATTTATATTTCTGATACTGGCGGCGTCAGAATTGAAGATACGATCGTCGTAACTGAAGAAGGATATGAGAAATTAACCTCAATTCCTAAGCAATTTAAGCAAATAAATTTATAA
- the accB gene encoding acetyl-CoA carboxylase biotin carboxyl carrier protein yields MELKDLKSLIKLVTDTDITEFNMENQEEKIHIKRGAEKEYVQVTAPVSAPVQAPATAPVAPSGVVPAPAVTDDKYDSVPSPMVGTVYRKPSPDAAPFVEVGDIVEAGQTLCLVEAMKLFNEIEAEFKCKIIEIVKDDATPVEFGETLFLVERL; encoded by the coding sequence ATGGAACTGAAAGATCTAAAAAGTTTAATCAAGTTAGTTACTGATACTGATATTACTGAATTCAATATGGAAAATCAGGAAGAAAAAATTCATATTAAACGGGGAGCCGAAAAGGAATATGTCCAGGTTACGGCACCCGTCTCAGCCCCTGTTCAAGCACCTGCTACAGCGCCTGTTGCTCCTTCGGGTGTCGTTCCCGCCCCAGCAGTCACCGATGATAAATATGATTCGGTTCCTTCTCCAATGGTTGGGACTGTTTATCGTAAGCCCTCTCCTGATGCTGCTCCTTTTGTTGAAGTTGGGGATATTGTCGAAGCGGGACAAACCCTGTGCCTTGTTGAAGCCATGAAACTATTTAATGAAATTGAGGCGGAATTTAAGTGTAAAATCATCGAGATTGTTAAAGATGATGCGACACCGGTTGAATTTGGTGAAACTCTTTTCCTTGTTGAGCGGTTGTAA
- the accC gene encoding acetyl-CoA carboxylase biotin carboxylase subunit — MFHKILIANRGEIALRIIRACKEMGIKSVAVHSDVDHDALHVSLADESICIGPAASADSYLNMKAIISAAEIADADAIHPGYGFLSENAEFAEICEQCGITFIGPTADNMRRMGDKISARQTVTAAGVPILPGTNKSIETSEEAQQIANDIGYPVIIKASAGGGGRGMKIVHSPASLANALATARTEAQAGFGKADVYIEKFCEHPRHVEIQVLGDKHGNVIHLGERDCSIQRRHQKLIEEAPCPVLTPELRERMGACAVAAAKAVNYASAGTVEYLLDSDGSFYFMEMNTRIQVEHPVTEMVTGVDIVKEQINSAAGLPLRYKQEDITISGHAIECRINAEDPEKFTPFPGKITGYHTPGGMGIRIESAMYDQYTVLPNYDSMIGKLIVHAETREQAIQKMACALDEYIIQGIKTTIPFHQKMMANKQFNDGNFDTNFLERVKI; from the coding sequence ATGTTTCATAAAATACTCATAGCTAACCGTGGTGAAATCGCCTTGCGGATAATCCGTGCTTGCAAAGAGATGGGGATCAAGTCGGTTGCAGTTCATTCTGATGTTGATCATGATGCTCTTCACGTAAGTCTGGCAGACGAAAGTATCTGTATTGGTCCGGCAGCGAGTGCTGATAGCTATCTCAATATGAAAGCGATCATCAGTGCTGCTGAGATTGCGGATGCTGATGCAATCCACCCTGGGTATGGTTTTCTTTCAGAAAATGCAGAATTTGCAGAAATTTGTGAACAATGTGGTATTACATTTATCGGACCAACTGCTGATAATATGAGGAGAATGGGGGATAAAATCAGTGCCCGGCAAACGGTGACCGCTGCCGGTGTTCCAATTTTGCCAGGGACCAACAAGAGCATTGAAACCTCCGAAGAGGCACAGCAGATCGCTAATGATATAGGCTACCCTGTTATTATTAAAGCCTCAGCAGGTGGTGGTGGCCGCGGTATGAAGATTGTTCATTCTCCTGCTTCTTTAGCAAATGCGTTGGCGACAGCCCGTACTGAGGCGCAGGCAGGTTTCGGTAAAGCAGATGTCTATATTGAAAAGTTTTGCGAGCATCCACGTCATGTTGAAATTCAAGTTCTCGGGGACAAACATGGCAATGTTATTCACTTGGGTGAACGTGATTGTTCTATTCAAAGACGCCATCAGAAATTGATTGAAGAAGCTCCTTGTCCGGTTTTAACGCCCGAATTGCGTGAGCGGATGGGTGCCTGTGCCGTTGCTGCTGCCAAAGCCGTTAATTATGCCAGTGCAGGGACCGTTGAATATTTGCTTGATAGTGACGGCAGTTTCTACTTTATGGAGATGAACACGCGGATTCAGGTCGAGCACCCCGTCACTGAAATGGTCACTGGTGTTGATATTGTTAAAGAACAGATCAACTCTGCTGCAGGACTGCCTTTGCGCTATAAACAAGAAGATATTACAATCAGCGGTCATGCTATCGAGTGCAGGATAAATGCAGAAGATCCTGAAAAATTTACACCGTTTCCAGGTAAAATTACGGGTTACCATACGCCTGGCGGCATGGGTATCCGCATAGAAAGTGCAATGTATGATCAGTACACTGTTTTGCCCAATTATGATTCAATGATTGGAAAGTTGATTGTTCATGCTGAAACTCGAGAACAGGCCATACAGAAAATGGCCTGTGCTCTTGACGAATACATTATTCAGGGAATAAAAACAACGATTCCTTTTCATCAGAAGATGATGGCGAATAAACAGTTTAATGATGGCAATTTTGACACAAATTTTCTGGAGCGGGTTAAGATTTAA
- a CDS encoding menaquinone biosynthesis protein — protein MDSSSELTLGYISYLNCVPFFHHLKDNGFHGRFVPGVPATLNEMLQRGQLDASPSSSFEYARNWRKYLLLPGHSISSVGKVESVLLFSPVHLSELAGKTIAITGESATSINLLRVIFREFYHLHDVTDMVPEASIESLIGEQHPALLIGDRALRLARHLPPGIQVFDLGEIWYQHTGLPFVFALWMIDRHSLDKFSVALADLGRQLLDSCNQLISNPYPQAMVVSKTIGLDVEAIVAYWQTIDYRLGEEHLRGLQLFFQLCQKYQLLDEQPELSFLD, from the coding sequence ATGGACTCATCCTCTGAATTGACATTAGGTTATATTTCTTATTTGAATTGTGTTCCTTTCTTTCATCACCTCAAGGACAATGGCTTTCATGGGCGGTTTGTTCCCGGGGTTCCAGCGACACTAAACGAAATGCTGCAGCGGGGGCAACTGGACGCAAGCCCTTCTTCTTCATTTGAGTATGCAAGAAACTGGAGAAAATATCTTCTTCTTCCCGGGCATTCAATTTCTTCAGTTGGTAAAGTAGAAAGCGTTCTGCTCTTTTCTCCTGTTCACTTAAGCGAATTAGCGGGTAAAACCATTGCAATAACGGGTGAGTCTGCTACCTCTATTAATCTTTTAAGAGTTATTTTTCGTGAGTTTTATCATCTTCATGACGTGACCGATATGGTTCCTGAGGCGTCAATAGAATCATTAATCGGAGAACAACATCCTGCTTTACTTATTGGCGACAGGGCATTGCGCTTAGCTCGTCATTTACCCCCAGGGATTCAGGTTTTTGATCTCGGTGAAATCTGGTATCAACATACGGGTCTGCCTTTTGTTTTTGCTCTCTGGATGATTGATCGTCACTCTCTTGATAAGTTTTCTGTCGCGTTGGCTGATCTGGGTCGGCAACTACTGGATTCTTGTAATCAACTCATCAGTAATCCATATCCGCAAGCAATGGTTGTATCAAAGACGATTGGATTAGATGTTGAGGCTATCGTTGCTTATTGGCAGACAATTGACTATCGTCTTGGAGAAGAACATCTAAGGGGATTACAACTTTTCTTCCAGTTGTGTCAGAAATATCAATTGTTGGATGAACAACCGGAACTCAGCTTTCTGGATTAG
- a CDS encoding YicC/YloC family endoribonuclease translates to MIKSMTGYGRGQAQIDGLSFSVEIKAVNHRYGDVNIKSPRLLAPLESEIKKQVLAVLKRGKIDIFISQEHAEHLANKPVVDKQVANAYMEAFKSLKAYSGLSGDISLEFLAAQKDVLVLKDLEFDQDTLWKCLSEALSNALTAIQEMRQKEGIATQTDIENRLTLLAESIGGIEKVAALVPVEWQQKLRERLARLEENGGDPQRVAQEIAIFADRCDISEEITRFNSHLNQFHDLLQQQEPVGRQLDFLVQELNREANTMGSKSNDSTLTRYVVAVKAELEKIREQVQNIE, encoded by the coding sequence ATGATAAAAAGCATGACAGGGTATGGTCGTGGCCAGGCTCAGATTGATGGATTGTCCTTTTCTGTTGAAATAAAGGCAGTGAATCACCGTTATGGTGATGTCAATATTAAATCACCACGTTTGCTGGCACCCCTTGAAAGTGAAATAAAAAAACAAGTTCTCGCGGTTTTAAAACGGGGTAAAATTGATATTTTTATCAGTCAGGAGCACGCTGAACATCTTGCGAACAAGCCGGTTGTTGATAAGCAGGTTGCAAATGCTTACATGGAAGCTTTTAAGAGTTTAAAAGCATACAGCGGTTTGTCTGGTGACATCAGTCTTGAGTTTTTAGCTGCACAAAAGGATGTTCTGGTTTTAAAGGATTTGGAGTTTGATCAGGATACACTGTGGAAATGCTTGTCTGAGGCCCTCAGTAATGCTTTAACTGCTATCCAGGAAATGCGGCAAAAAGAGGGGATTGCTACGCAGACTGATATTGAAAACAGGTTAACCTTGCTGGCGGAATCTATCGGTGGAATTGAGAAAGTGGCGGCATTGGTTCCCGTTGAATGGCAACAGAAATTGCGGGAGAGGCTTGCGCGCCTGGAAGAAAATGGAGGTGATCCACAGCGTGTCGCCCAGGAAATTGCCATTTTTGCAGATCGTTGTGATATAAGTGAAGAAATTACCCGTTTTAATAGTCATCTGAATCAGTTTCATGATCTGTTGCAGCAGCAGGAACCGGTCGGGAGACAACTGGATTTTTTGGTTCAGGAATTGAATCGTGAAGCGAATACGATGGGCTCAAAATCTAACGATTCAACCTTAACGCGATATGTCGTTGCAGTGAAAGCAGAGCTGGAGAAAATACGCGAGCAGGTACAGAACATTGAGTGA
- the gmk gene encoding guanylate kinase, with protein MSENNLREGILFVVSAPSGAGKTSLCRELIDSVPDLRQSISFTTRDKRNGEQDGVDYFFTNPEAFQRMIEKQLLAEYAEVHGNYYGTSLDTLRTAAEDGIDLLLDIDCQGAAQLKKNDQRGIFIFILPPDFTELKKRLYDRGTDNNAVIQHRLENAEQEIMQAPWYDYLVINDDFNEANERLKAIVTAERCRMDRTKYLLKNFTVKGDK; from the coding sequence TTGAGTGAAAACAATTTGAGAGAGGGAATTCTATTTGTTGTATCAGCCCCCTCTGGAGCAGGAAAAACATCTTTATGTCGAGAATTGATTGACAGTGTTCCTGATTTGCGTCAATCTATTTCGTTTACAACTCGGGATAAGCGTAATGGCGAGCAGGATGGGGTGGATTATTTTTTTACCAACCCGGAAGCCTTTCAGAGGATGATTGAAAAACAACTGCTGGCCGAATATGCTGAGGTTCATGGTAACTATTATGGAACTTCGCTGGACACTTTAAGAACTGCCGCTGAAGATGGTATTGATCTTTTGTTGGACATCGATTGCCAAGGGGCGGCTCAACTTAAGAAAAACGATCAAAGGGGGATTTTTATTTTTATCTTACCTCCTGATTTTACTGAATTAAAGAAACGTTTGTATGATCGTGGTACCGATAATAATGCTGTTATTCAGCATCGTTTAGAAAATGCTGAACAAGAAATTATGCAGGCTCCCTGGTATGATTATCTGGTTATAAATGATGATTTTAATGAAGCCAACGAGAGATTGAAGGCAATTGTTACTGCCGAACGTTGTCGTATGGATCGAACGAAATACCTGTTGAAAAATTTTACTGTAAAAGGAGATAAATAG
- the rpoZ gene encoding DNA-directed RNA polymerase subunit omega, giving the protein MARVTVEDCLDVIPNRFLLAMVAAKRAKQLYKGAEPLIENKSGNKKVVVALREIAANKVEFQIPTKKR; this is encoded by the coding sequence ATGGCACGTGTAACCGTAGAAGATTGTCTTGATGTGATTCCTAACAGATTCTTGTTAGCAATGGTTGCTGCGAAAAGAGCTAAACAGTTGTATAAGGGGGCAGAACCGTTGATTGAAAATAAATCTGGGAATAAAAAAGTAGTTGTTGCTTTACGTGAGATAGCAGCGAACAAGGTAGAATTCCAGATCCCAACCAAAAAACGATAA
- a CDS encoding bifunctional (p)ppGpp synthetase/guanosine-3',5'-bis(diphosphate) 3'-pyrophosphohydrolase gives MITENDIFEQLKTYYSQADQDLLSKSCDFCRRAHHGRKMADGREYLQYSLEIASILIRLKVDETTLIVGILYDSLSSGQVSKEELLAAFGEEVVTLVETGSKISSIPYRQSNQQQVENFRKMFVSMARDLRVILVYLAVRLNAMRNIGYRQEQEQINCARETLEIYAPLANRLGISWLKGELEDLSLQVLEPEEYDALARRITAHKKERGEYVEKVREQICHLLAQNNLQGNVTGRFKHFYSVYRKMQRTGVGLEQIYDLTAFRVLVDSVRECYEVLGLIHATWKPIPGRFKDYIAMPKTNMYQSLHTTVVGPYAERMEVQIRTREMHRIAEEGVAAHWKYKEGGGAVPVTGRDDQRFNWLRQVLEWQRDVSTEWSASDTSFIDLFPEEVYVFTPNGDVKELPQGSCPIDFAYAVHTDVGMQCVGARINGKLCPLKTQLKNGDIVDVMTSAHQTPSKDWLAFVKTSKARNKIRHWVKTEQREKSIEIGRELLEKELRKHQYSLKRALSLDSFSQAVNDLGFKSADDIFASIGYGKLSSGQVVSHVLPKEEQIKQPGKSGALGKVLGKFGRRKPQSAILIGGIDNVMVRFANCCNPLPGEPVIGFITRGRGLTVHAKTCPQVLASDPERRIDVEWDMQRKTTRPVKIQVVCSDQKGMLVGISGAIADADANIFSASVHSRGDKKGSNLFEIDVENLEHLNRVIREIKKVKGVIRVERIRN, from the coding sequence ATGATTACAGAAAATGATATTTTTGAACAACTAAAGACTTATTATTCACAGGCTGATCAGGATCTCCTGAGCAAGTCTTGTGATTTTTGTCGCCGTGCTCACCATGGCCGGAAGATGGCCGATGGCCGTGAATACCTTCAATATTCTCTTGAAATAGCTTCTATTCTTATCCGCTTAAAGGTTGATGAAACCACTCTTATTGTCGGTATCCTGTACGATTCCTTGTCTTCCGGACAAGTGTCAAAAGAGGAGCTGTTGGCAGCTTTCGGAGAAGAGGTTGTTACTCTGGTTGAAACCGGGAGCAAGATCAGCAGTATTCCCTATCGTCAAAGTAATCAACAGCAGGTTGAGAATTTTCGCAAGATGTTTGTTTCCATGGCTCGCGATCTACGGGTGATATTAGTTTATCTGGCTGTCCGCTTAAACGCTATGCGAAATATTGGTTATCGACAGGAACAGGAACAGATAAACTGTGCACGGGAGACGCTGGAAATTTATGCTCCACTGGCGAATCGTTTGGGAATTAGCTGGCTTAAAGGAGAGCTAGAGGATTTATCGCTGCAGGTTCTTGAGCCTGAAGAATATGATGCTCTTGCTCGGCGGATAACTGCGCATAAAAAGGAGCGTGGTGAATATGTGGAGAAGGTACGAGAACAAATTTGTCATCTTCTCGCCCAAAATAACTTGCAGGGAAACGTTACTGGAAGGTTTAAGCATTTTTATTCAGTCTATCGTAAAATGCAAAGAACGGGAGTTGGTCTCGAACAGATTTATGACCTGACAGCCTTTCGGGTGTTGGTTGATTCTGTAAGAGAGTGTTATGAGGTCTTAGGTCTGATTCATGCCACCTGGAAGCCGATACCTGGGCGTTTTAAAGATTATATTGCCATGCCTAAGACTAATATGTATCAATCTTTACATACGACTGTTGTTGGCCCCTATGCAGAGCGGATGGAGGTCCAGATACGAACACGCGAGATGCATAGGATTGCGGAAGAGGGTGTTGCAGCCCATTGGAAGTACAAAGAAGGCGGTGGTGCTGTCCCGGTTACAGGGCGAGATGATCAACGCTTTAACTGGTTGCGTCAGGTTTTGGAATGGCAGCGAGACGTTAGTACTGAATGGAGTGCTTCAGACACCTCTTTTATTGATCTCTTCCCAGAGGAAGTTTACGTATTTACCCCGAATGGTGATGTCAAGGAGTTGCCGCAAGGGTCATGTCCCATTGATTTTGCCTATGCAGTGCATACCGATGTGGGGATGCAATGTGTCGGTGCCCGTATTAACGGCAAGCTCTGTCCGCTCAAAACTCAACTCAAAAATGGTGATATTGTCGATGTGATGACGTCGGCGCACCAAACCCCGAGCAAGGATTGGCTTGCCTTTGTAAAAACATCTAAAGCACGAAATAAAATTCGTCATTGGGTTAAGACAGAGCAACGGGAGAAGAGTATTGAAATCGGCCGTGAACTTCTTGAAAAAGAGTTGCGGAAGCACCAGTATAGTTTAAAGAGAGCTTTGTCCCTGGATAGTTTTTCTCAAGCGGTGAATGACTTAGGTTTCAAATCCGCAGATGATATTTTTGCATCCATTGGTTATGGCAAGCTTTCTTCAGGTCAGGTTGTTTCTCATGTTTTGCCAAAAGAAGAGCAGATCAAACAACCTGGAAAGTCTGGTGCTTTAGGAAAGGTTCTGGGTAAGTTCGGTCGGCGTAAACCACAAAGTGCTATTTTGATTGGTGGTATTGATAATGTGATGGTCCGCTTTGCAAACTGCTGTAATCCTCTTCCTGGAGAACCCGTTATTGGTTTTATTACCCGAGGACGGGGCTTGACGGTTCACGCAAAGACTTGCCCTCAGGTCCTTGCAAGCGATCCAGAGCGAAGGATTGATGTTGAATGGGATATGCAACGCAAAACAACACGGCCTGTTAAAATTCAGGTTGTTTGCTCGGATCAAAAAGGAATGCTGGTTGGTATCTCTGGTGCAATAGCTGATGCTGATGCCAATATTTTCAGCGCCAGCGTTCATTCTCGTGGGGATAAAAAAGGATCAAACTTGTTTGAAATTGATGTAGAAAATCTTGAGCATCTCAATCGTGTTATTCGTGAGATAAAGAAAGTTAAGGGAGTTATTCGGGTTGAGAGAATTAGAAATTAA
- a CDS encoding RidA family protein — MQLVKVETKKAPAAIGPYSQAVKAGGVLYCSGQVPLIPETGELVAGGIETQTKQSLDNLQQVLKEAGIDFNSVVKTTIYLTNLGDFSVVNEIYAGYCGKVAPARATVQVAALPKGALVEIDAIAYIG; from the coding sequence ATGCAATTAGTCAAAGTTGAAACAAAAAAAGCACCAGCTGCAATAGGTCCCTATTCTCAAGCGGTCAAAGCCGGGGGGGTTCTCTACTGTTCCGGTCAGGTTCCTCTTATTCCTGAAACCGGAGAGTTAGTCGCTGGTGGTATTGAGACTCAGACAAAGCAGTCTTTAGATAATTTACAACAAGTTTTAAAAGAAGCCGGGATTGATTTCAATTCTGTTGTAAAAACAACAATTTACTTAACAAATCTTGGTGATTTCAGTGTCGTAAATGAAATCTATGCTGGCTATTGCGGTAAGGTTGCTCCAGCGAGGGCTACGGTTCAGGTTGCAGCTCTACCAAAAGGAGCTCTGGTTGAAATAGATGCTATTGCTTACATTGGTTGA
- the rpmB gene encoding 50S ribosomal protein L28: MSKQCEICGKKPVTGNNVSHAHNKTRTVWNPNLQKLRAIHNGSVKTIKVCTRCIRSGKVQKVV; encoded by the coding sequence ATGTCTAAACAATGTGAAATTTGCGGCAAAAAACCCGTAACCGGAAATAATGTCAGCCATGCACACAACAAAACCCGTACTGTGTGGAACCCAAATCTCCAAAAACTTCGCGCCATTCACAATGGTTCGGTGAAAACGATAAAGGTTTGTACGCGTTGCATCCGTTCAGGAAAAGTACAGAAAGTCGTTTAA
- a CDS encoding DUF523 domain-containing protein, with translation MRPILVSSCLLGLKTRYDGTDNYSQAVVDFIKNNQLTPIPVCPEQLAGLSTPRPKCWFSIGDGDSVLDASGKLIDEHGEDLTSVFLHGARECLKIVEMTNCKHAILQQRSPSCGSQSIYLNEKLVQGVGITTAMLKKSGIKVFSDDNLPAKKT, from the coding sequence ATGCGTCCCATCCTCGTTAGCAGCTGTCTTCTTGGCTTAAAAACTCGTTACGATGGTACTGATAACTACAGTCAAGCAGTGGTTGATTTTATAAAGAACAATCAATTAACCCCGATTCCAGTTTGCCCTGAGCAATTAGCGGGACTATCAACACCTCGGCCAAAATGCTGGTTCAGCATTGGCGATGGTGACTCAGTTTTAGATGCCAGCGGTAAACTTATCGATGAACACGGAGAAGATCTCACCTCGGTTTTTCTTCATGGGGCTCGAGAATGCCTCAAAATTGTTGAGATGACAAATTGTAAACATGCGATTTTACAACAACGCAGCCCTTCTTGCGGATCTCAAAGTATTTATCTGAATGAAAAGCTGGTCCAAGGGGTTGGTATAACCACTGCGATGCTTAAAAAAAGCGGTATAAAGGTTTTTAGTGACGACAATCTACCAGCTAAAAAAACCTGA
- the purN gene encoding phosphoribosylglycinamide formyltransferase, whose translation MTLNKKLRVAVLASGGGTNLQSIIDQSQEGILDAEICLVLSNNQDAGALKRAQQAGIETLCIDHRDFKTREQFDQTVVAALKKAGTELVVLAGFMRIISEIFLQAFPQKIINIHPALLPAFPGLHVQQKAIEYGAKFSGCTVHFVDAGVDTGPIIAQAIVPIFNDDNEEILAARILEQEHKIYPQAIQWIAEKRVKIEGRCVHIEDSKNVTAAFINPPIR comes from the coding sequence ATGACACTGAACAAAAAACTACGCGTAGCGGTTCTTGCATCAGGCGGCGGAACAAACCTGCAATCAATTATAGATCAGTCTCAAGAAGGAATTCTTGACGCTGAGATCTGTCTGGTTCTCAGTAATAATCAGGACGCAGGAGCCTTAAAAAGAGCACAACAAGCCGGCATTGAGACCCTCTGTATCGATCATCGCGACTTCAAAACCCGCGAACAGTTTGATCAAACTGTTGTTGCCGCATTAAAAAAAGCCGGGACAGAACTTGTTGTCCTGGCTGGATTCATGCGCATCATTTCTGAAATTTTCCTGCAGGCCTTTCCACAAAAAATCATCAATATTCATCCCGCTTTATTACCCGCATTTCCAGGATTACACGTGCAGCAAAAGGCCATTGAATATGGTGCCAAGTTTTCCGGATGTACTGTTCATTTCGTTGATGCCGGTGTTGATACAGGTCCGATCATTGCGCAGGCAATCGTGCCGATTTTCAACGATGATAATGAAGAGATACTTGCAGCGAGAATCCTTGAGCAGGAGCATAAAATCTATCCACAAGCCATTCAGTGGATTGCTGAAAAACGAGTAAAAATTGAAGGAAGATGTGTCCACATTGAAGACAGCAAAAACGTTACAGCAGCTTTCATCAATCCACCGATAAGGTAG